The Vannielia litorea genome segment CGCACAATCCGGGCGGGCGGGTTTGGTCCCGCGCCGAGTTGGAGGGTGTGGCCGCCTTTGCCAAGCGGCATGATCTGGTGCTGGTCTCCGACGAGATCCATCATGACCTGCTGATGCCGGGACAGGCCCATGTGCCGATGGCGCTGATCGAAGGCATCGAGGACCGGCTGGTGATGATGACGGCGACCACCAAGACCTTCAACATCGCGGGGTCGCACACCGGCAACGTGATCATCGCCGACGAGGCGCTGCGGGCGAAGTTTGCGCAGCGGATGGCGGCGATGGGGCTTTCGCCCAACTCCTTCGGGCTGTTCATGGCCGAGGCGGCTTATTCGCCGGAGGGCGCGGCGTGGGTCGATGAGCTGTGCGCCTATCTCGACGGCAACCGGAAGGTCTTTGATGAGGGGATCAACGCGATCCCCGGGCTTGCCTCGATGCCGCTGCAGGCGACCTATCTGAGCTGGGTGGATTTTGCCGGGACCGGAATGGCGAAGGCGGAATTTGCCGGGCGGGTGGAGAAGACCGCGAAGATCGCGGTGAACCACGGCGAGACCTTCGGCAAGGGCGGCGAGAGCTTCTTGCGGTTCAACATTGCCACACCGCGGGCGCGGGTGGTGGAGGCCGTGGAGCGGATGCAGGCGGCTTTCGGCGATTTGCAGTAGGCGTCAGCTGCTGGGCAGGTAACCTACGGGCGCGTCGCTGGCGCGCTCGAAATCCAGCGGGGCCTTGTCGCTCGCGGCGGTGGAGCGCTTGAACTCGAAGATCCGCTCGCCCTCTTCCTCGCGGCTGTTCACGATCAGGCACTGGTAGAGGTGGCGCTCGCCCTCGAAGAGGTCGACGAGGCCGCGCAGGTTGGGCGCGGGATCGGCGGCGAGGGCAAAGCCCTTGGACCAGAACCGCAGAACCGGGTAGCTCTCGTCGCCGTCGCGCACCTTCAGGCGGCTTTTGCGGCGCTCCGCATCGCGGCGCGCGGCCTCCAGCCCTTCGCGGACCGATTGTGGCAGGAAATCAGACATTTGGCAGCTCCATTCCTGTTGCCGGAGCATTGTGACCGAATCGGGTTCCGTCAAGGTTAACCTTTGGCGGGTCACATGCTGCCGTATCGATGCAACTCCGGTGCAACGGCTTTCGTTCCGCGCGGAAATGCACAGAAGCCCCTTCTGGCGCGCCGGTATCTTGCATCGCGCACATCCCCTATATTTCGCCGTGACTTGAGACACAGGAGAGCGACATGGGCCGTTTGGTAGAAGGCGTCTGGAAGGACGAGTGGTACGACACGAAGGAGAGCGGCGGGAAGTTCGTGCGCTCGACCTCGGGCTTTCGCAACTGGGTCACCGCCGATGGGTCTGCCGGGCCAAGCGGTGAAGGCGGGTTCGAGGCGGAGAGCGGGCGGTATCACCTGTTCGTTTCGCTGGCCTGCCCATGGGCGCATCGCACGCTGATCTTTCGGGCGCTGAAGGGGCTGGAGGAGCATATTGCCGTTTCGGTGGTGCACCCGGACATGCTGGAGAACGGCTGGGAGTTCCGGCAGGACTTTGCAGGCACCACGGGCGACCGGCTCTTCGGCAAGGATTACCTGTGGCAGGTCTACACCCATGTGGACCCGAAGATGAGCGGGCGCGTCACCGTGCCAGTGCTCTATGACACCAAGCGCGACACCATCGTGAGCAACGAGAGCGCGGAGATCATCCGTATGCTCAACAGCGCCTTCGACGGGATCACCGGCAACAGCGACGATTACTGGCCCGAGCACCTGCGTGGCGAGATCGAAGAGGTGAACGCCCGGATTTACGACACGGTAAACAACGGGGTCTACAAGACCGGGTTCGCCACCAGCCAGGAGGCCTATGACGCCGCCGTACACCCGCTGTTCGAGAGTCTCGACTGGCTGGAAGACCGGCTGTCGCGCCAGCGCTACCTTGTGGGCGGGCAGATCACCGAGGCCGACTGGCGGCTCTTCACCACGCTGGTGCGGTTCGACGAGGTGTATCACACCCACTTCAAGTGCAACCGCAACTTCCTGCGGGAGATGCCGAACCTCTGGGCCTACAGCCGCGAGCTGTACCAGCAGCCCGGCGTGGCGGCGACCTGCGTGCCTGCGCATTACGTGCGGCACTACCACTACAGCCACGACATGGTGAACCCGAACAGGATCATCCCGCTGAACCCGGCGCTGGACTGGACCGAGCAACACGGGCGGGATGCGCTGAAAGCAGCGTGACGGCAGTTGCCGGACCGGCGCGGTGGGGTCAGAAGCCCTCTGCGCCGGGGCGCGGGTAGTTGCGGAAATACTCGGTCATCTGCCAGCGGATCAGCCGGTTGGCGTCGATCACCTCGTAGGGGACCCCTGCGCGGGCAGCGACGGTGCGGACCTGAAACTCGTAGGCATCTTCGCGGCCATCGGTGTCGATCATCACGACCTTGGGGGCGAGGCCTGTCTGGCTGGCGGCGAAAAGGGCCTGATGGACGCTGTCGATGGAGCTTCGCTTGTCGAGGCCGAGCTCGATGACCTCGTTTTCGGTGCGGCAGTCGACGCGGACGTAATGCAGATCGTAGCCGACGTTGTAGGGCACACGCGCTTCGGTTTCGCCAAAGGCGAACATCGAACAGTAGATCAGGGCGAGTGCGGTTTCGGACATCGGGCCTCCTGCGGGGAGGCTAGAGTGCCGTTAACCTTTTGTTAACGAAATTCTCGCGCGCCCTACAGACTGTCTTCGACCCGGAAGCCCTGCGGGATGCTGTCGCGGTCGTCGAGCACGAGGTCAGCCATGACGCGGGCCACGCCGGGGGCCATGCCGAAGCCGATCTTGAAGCCGCCGTTGGCGATGTAATGCCCGTCGCGGCCCGGCCATGCACCGAGCATGGGCGCGCGGGAGCGGGCGCGGGGGCGCAGGCCGGCCCAGCGTTTGACCACCGGCGCGCCGTGCAGGAGGGGCACGAGGGTGGCGGCTTTTTCGATCAGGGCGTCGAGTTGGGTGTCTGTCTCCAGCCCGTCGAACTCCCGCTCGGAAGTGGAGCCGATGGCGACGGTGCCATCGGCGTGGGGCACCACGTGGAGGCCGTCAGCGAAGAGCTGGGCGGCCTCGGGGGCGGAAAAGTGCAGCAGCGCGGCCTGGCCCTTGATCGGCGCGCCGACGGTCTTGCCGAGATCAGCAGAGAGGGCGGCGAGGCCCTCGGCACCGGTGGCCCAGACCACCCTGCCCTGTTCCTCGACCTCACCCATCAGCACCTCGCCGCCCGCCGCCGTGATCGCGGCGGCCAGCGCGGCGCAGGCGCGGGCGGGGTGGAGCCGCGCGGTGAGAGTATCGTGGACCCAGAGGCCGGTTTTGGAGAGCGGGGCGAAGGCGGGGGCATGATCGACCACCTGCCAGCTGGCGCGACCTTGCCAGAGCTCGGCGGCCCCGGCCTCGCGCGCGCGGGCCAGCGCCTCGCCGCCCGGCACCACGGGCTGCACGCGCCCGCTGCGGGCATAGCCGGGATCGACCCCGCCCGTGGTTTTGACGCCTTCCCAGAACGCCTCTGCCGCAAGCAGGCTCTCGAGCTGAAACGCCTTCTTGGGGTTCCAGTTTTCGGGCACATGGGGGGCCAGCGCGCCGACGACCCCGCCGGAGGAGCCTGCGCCGACGCCGCGCGTGTCGATCACCCGCACCTTGGCGCCGCGGCGGAGGCACGCCCACGCCACCGAGAGGCCAAAGACCCCTGCCCCGCGCACTGTGATGTCTGCCATGGACATTCCCTCGCCCCGCCGCCATTTTCCGCCCGAACACATAGGCCATCCCCCGATGCATCACCATCCCGCCCGGCTCGCATGGCGCGACAACGGCACCCCTGTTTCGACAAAGTTCGACGACCCCTATTTCTCGCTGGAGAACGGGCTGGCCGAGACGCGCCATGTGTTTCTTGCGGGCAACGGGCTGCCAGAGCGGCTGCGTGCGGGGTTTCACGTGGCGGAGCTGGGGTTTGGCACCGGGCTGAACCTGCTGGCGCTCTGGGCCGCCGCGCGGGAGGCGGGGGTGGCGGTGCGCTACACCGGGTTCGAGGCCTTCCCGATGACGGCGGAGGAGGCGGGCCGCGCGCTGGCACCCTTTGCCGGGGCCTTCCCCGATCTGGTTGAAACGCTGGTGGTGCAGTGGCCCGAGGCAGGCGGACGGATGAGCGCCGAGGGGCTGGAGGCCGAGGTGATCACCGGGGACGCGCGGGCGTGCCTGCCCGGCTGGGATGGCCTTGCGGATGCGTGGTTTCTCGACGGGTTCTCGCCCGCGAAGAATCCCGAACTCTGGGAGCCGGAACTGATGGCCGAGGTCGCCCGCCACACCGCGCCGGGCGGCACATTTGCCACCTACACCGCCGCAGGCCACGTGCGCCGGGCGCTGGAGGCGGCAGGCTTTGCCGTGACGCGCCAGCCCGGCTTTGGCCGCAAACGCCACATGAGCACCGGAACACTGGCATGACCCAACAGACCCTCGGCATCCTGCTGATGATCGCGACCACCTTTGTGTTCGCCGTGCAGGACGGGCTCTCGCGCCACTTGTCGGAGACCTATCCGGTGATGATGGTGGTGATGATCCGCTACTGGTTCTTCGCGCTCTTCGTGCTGACCATCGCCGCCCGCGCCAAGGGCGGGCTGAAGGCGGCGGCGCGCTCCAACCGGCCATTCCTGCAGATTTTCCGGGGCGTTTTGCTGGCCGTCGAGATCTGCGTGGCGGTGCAGAGCTTTGTCTGGCTCGGGCTGGTGGAGGCCCATGCGATCTTTGCCTGCTACCCGCTGATCATCGCCGCCCTCTCCGGCCCGGTGCTGGGCGAAAAGGTGGGCTGGCGGCGGTGGACCGCGGTGGGCGTGGGGTTTTGCGGCATTCTCGTGATCCTGCGGCCCGGCTTTGGCGTATTCACCCCCGCTTCGTTGATGGCACTGGCCAGCGCGCTGATGTTCGCGCTCTATGGGCTGCTGACGCGCTACGCCTCACGCTATGACACCACGGCCACGAGTTTCTTTTACACCGGCACCACGGGGGCGGTGGTGATGACCGCCGCCGCGCTTTGGCAATGGACCCCAATGACCGGTACCGACTGGCTCTGGATGGGGAGCCTGTGCCTGGCCGGGGTGACCGGGCATTGGCTGCTGATCAAGACCTACGAGGTGGCCGAGGCAAGCGCGGTGCAGCCCTTTGCCTATTTCCAGCTGGTCTTCTCGTCGATCATCGGGGTGCTGTTCTGGAGCGATATCCTGCCGCCCGCGACGGTGGTGGGCGCGGCCATCGTGGTGAGCGCGGGGCTGTTCACGCTCTGGCGCGAGCGGCAGGCCTGAGGGCGGCAAGGCGCCGGATCGGGGCTTTTCCCCGGCCTGCGGCTTGCCTACGATGGGCCGGAATTGACGCTCCACGGATTTGACTGATGATCTTTGCCCTGCGCTGCTTCCTGCTTGCCCTCTGCCTCACCGCCACCCTGCCCGCCGCCCCTGCCCTTGCGCAGGACAGCGGCGAGAGCCAGCCGACCGGCACAATCGGCGTGGAGGAGAGCCGCGAGCAGGATGCGGCGATTGCCCAGCGAATCCGCACCATCCTGAGCGAGCTTGAGGGCTATGAGGATGTCACCGTTGCGGTGAAATCCGGCATCGTGACCCTGCGCGGTACCACGCTGGATGCCGCCAAGGCGCGGACGCTGAACGACCTTGTGAGCCGGGTCGACGGGGTGGTGGCCATCGAGAACGAGGTGGTCGAGAGCACTGACGTGGTGGAGCGGCTGAACCCGGCGGTGAAGCGGTTTCAGGAGCGGATCACCCAGATGATCGCATGGGCGCCGCTGCTGATCATCGCGCTCTGCGCCTTTCTGATCGTGGCCTTCCTCGGCGTGCTGCTGGCGCGGATGAAACAGCCGTGGGACCGGCTCGCGCCCAATGCCTTCATCGCCGATATCTACCGGATGCTGCTGCGGCTGGCCTTCGTGATTGCGGGCATCGTGGTGGCGCTGGATATCCTCAACGCCACCGCGCTCTTGGGCACCATTCTGGGTGCTGCCGGTATCATCGGTCTGGCCATCGGTTTTGCGGTGAAGGACACGGTGGAGAACTTTATCGCCTCGATCATGCTGTCGATCCGCCAGCCGTTCCGGCCCAATGACGCGATCGAGATCAACGGCGACGAGGGCAAGGTGATCCGCCTCACCAGCCGCGCGACGATCATCCTGAGCTGGGACGGCAACCATATTCGGATCCCCAACTCGACCGTGTTCAAGAGCCGGATCGTGAACTTCTCGCGCAACCGGGAACGGCGGTTTCTGTTTGATATTGGCTTCGAGGGGCCGGTCGACATGGAGGCCGCCCGCGCCATTGCACAGGAGACGGTGCAGGCCCTGCCCTTCACGCTGGAGACCCCGGCGGCGAGTGTCTGGATAGACAGCATCAGCGACGCCGGGATCATCCTGAAGGTGGCGGGCTGGATCGACCAGACCGAAACCTCGCTGCTGCTGGCCAAGGGCGAGGCGTTGCGGCAAGTGAAGGCGGCGCTGGAAGCGGCGGGCCTGTCGATCCCCGATACGACCTACCGGCTCCGGCTCGACCCGCCCTTCGGCGCCCTGCCCGCCCCGGCTCCCACCGCCGAGGAGGCGCCCGAAGAGCCCATGGCACCGACCGTGCCCGAAACCGTCACCCCGGCCCCGACCCCGATCACCGAAACCGCCGATGTGGGCGCGACCGAGGAGAAGGAACTGGAAGCGATGGTCGAAGCCGAGCGCGCCGAAGAGGGCCACGAGGACGACCTGCTCGACAACACGACCAAGGTGGAATAGCGGCCGAGCGACGCGCCCGCATTTTTCGGCGCATTTCCCGCGCCGGGGGGCTTGCGCACACGCCCGAGACTCAGTAGGAACCCCCTCGCCGTTGGGGTGTAGCCAAGTGGTAAGGCAGCGGTTTTTGGTACCGTGTACCGTAGGTTCGAATCCTACCACCCCAGCCAGGCACTTTCCTGAAATCGTGCGGT includes the following:
- a CDS encoding MalY/PatB family protein, which gives rise to MSFDEIIDRRGTHSVKWDMMEKIYGVPAEGGLPMWVADMDFRPPACVQGAVEKMAAHGVYGYYGDDSGYTDAIRWWMAERHGWQVEAGAIFTTHGLVNGTALCVDAFTAPGDGVVLMTPVYHAFARVIKAAGREVVECALALKDGRYEMDFDAWDAQMTGSETMLVLCSPHNPGGRVWSRAELEGVAAFAKRHDLVLVSDEIHHDLLMPGQAHVPMALIEGIEDRLVMMTATTKTFNIAGSHTGNVIIADEALRAKFAQRMAAMGLSPNSFGLFMAEAAYSPEGAAWVDELCAYLDGNRKVFDEGINAIPGLASMPLQATYLSWVDFAGTGMAKAEFAGRVEKTAKIAVNHGETFGKGGESFLRFNIATPRARVVEAVERMQAAFGDLQ
- a CDS encoding glutathione S-transferase family protein, with the protein product MGRLVEGVWKDEWYDTKESGGKFVRSTSGFRNWVTADGSAGPSGEGGFEAESGRYHLFVSLACPWAHRTLIFRALKGLEEHIAVSVVHPDMLENGWEFRQDFAGTTGDRLFGKDYLWQVYTHVDPKMSGRVTVPVLYDTKRDTIVSNESAEIIRMLNSAFDGITGNSDDYWPEHLRGEIEEVNARIYDTVNNGVYKTGFATSQEAYDAAVHPLFESLDWLEDRLSRQRYLVGGQITEADWRLFTTLVRFDEVYHTHFKCNRNFLREMPNLWAYSRELYQQPGVAATCVPAHYVRHYHYSHDMVNPNRIIPLNPALDWTEQHGRDALKAA
- a CDS encoding NAD(P)/FAD-dependent oxidoreductase, whose translation is MSMADITVRGAGVFGLSVAWACLRRGAKVRVIDTRGVGAGSSGGVVGALAPHVPENWNPKKAFQLESLLAAEAFWEGVKTTGGVDPGYARSGRVQPVVPGGEALARAREAGAAELWQGRASWQVVDHAPAFAPLSKTGLWVHDTLTARLHPARACAALAAAITAAGGEVLMGEVEEQGRVVWATGAEGLAALSADLGKTVGAPIKGQAALLHFSAPEAAQLFADGLHVVPHADGTVAIGSTSEREFDGLETDTQLDALIEKAATLVPLLHGAPVVKRWAGLRPRARSRAPMLGAWPGRDGHYIANGGFKIGFGMAPGVARVMADLVLDDRDSIPQGFRVEDSL
- the mnmD gene encoding tRNA (5-methylaminomethyl-2-thiouridine)(34)-methyltransferase MnmD codes for the protein MHHHPARLAWRDNGTPVSTKFDDPYFSLENGLAETRHVFLAGNGLPERLRAGFHVAELGFGTGLNLLALWAAAREAGVAVRYTGFEAFPMTAEEAGRALAPFAGAFPDLVETLVVQWPEAGGRMSAEGLEAEVITGDARACLPGWDGLADAWFLDGFSPAKNPELWEPELMAEVARHTAPGGTFATYTAAGHVRRALEAAGFAVTRQPGFGRKRHMSTGTLA
- a CDS encoding DMT family transporter, giving the protein MTQQTLGILLMIATTFVFAVQDGLSRHLSETYPVMMVVMIRYWFFALFVLTIAARAKGGLKAAARSNRPFLQIFRGVLLAVEICVAVQSFVWLGLVEAHAIFACYPLIIAALSGPVLGEKVGWRRWTAVGVGFCGILVILRPGFGVFTPASLMALASALMFALYGLLTRYASRYDTTATSFFYTGTTGAVVMTAAALWQWTPMTGTDWLWMGSLCLAGVTGHWLLIKTYEVAEASAVQPFAYFQLVFSSIIGVLFWSDILPPATVVGAAIVVSAGLFTLWRERQA
- a CDS encoding mechanosensitive ion channel domain-containing protein, giving the protein MIFALRCFLLALCLTATLPAAPALAQDSGESQPTGTIGVEESREQDAAIAQRIRTILSELEGYEDVTVAVKSGIVTLRGTTLDAAKARTLNDLVSRVDGVVAIENEVVESTDVVERLNPAVKRFQERITQMIAWAPLLIIALCAFLIVAFLGVLLARMKQPWDRLAPNAFIADIYRMLLRLAFVIAGIVVALDILNATALLGTILGAAGIIGLAIGFAVKDTVENFIASIMLSIRQPFRPNDAIEINGDEGKVIRLTSRATIILSWDGNHIRIPNSTVFKSRIVNFSRNRERRFLFDIGFEGPVDMEAARAIAQETVQALPFTLETPAASVWIDSISDAGIILKVAGWIDQTETSLLLAKGEALRQVKAALEAAGLSIPDTTYRLRLDPPFGALPAPAPTAEEAPEEPMAPTVPETVTPAPTPITETADVGATEEKELEAMVEAERAEEGHEDDLLDNTTKVE